A region of the Candidatus Cloacimonadota bacterium genome:
GGCTTCCAAAGCATCCGGATATGCTGAGTCCGGAAGAGTGGGAGAAGCTGGATGCGGAAGAGAAAGAGAGACTGGCACGAGAAGAGATTGAGCAGAAAATCGAGCAGGAGATCAAAGAATCATTCGATAGGATCGGAATCGAGTATCAAGGCAGCAATAAAGATACACCGATATCCTGGAAGACCTCATTCAGTAAAACAGCAAGAGAGTATTACAAATCCGATCCAAGTGCCATAGCGGAACAATTAACATCGGATGATGGTGGAACTGCCACTGCCACCGCAACAATAGATGAGGTAAGTATAGATGATGAGAAGAAACCTCAAGCCGAAACAAGCCCCATTACCGAATCACTTGATGATAACCAAGCACAGGATGAGGCTAAGAATGGGCAGTCACCCTTCGCAAACCTCTCCAGAGCGGAACTCCACAAACGCATCGGGATAAACTAATAGGAGGATAATATGAAACAGGGAACTCTAGTCAGAACGCAGAACGTGATAGCCGCAGATAAATGCATCGAATACCTGCTAACCAGACCCAAGCTGGAGATGGTAGGACTTGGCTTGCTGTATGGCAGACCGGGATTGGGAAAGACCACCTATGCCAGTAGAATCGCCTTCAGTCAGGGTTATCTCTACCTCAGGCTGGAGGCAACTACCACTCCTAAAGCCTTTGCATCCAAGCTTCTCTTAGCCCTATACAAGAAATTTGGCATGGGGGAGTACATACCCTACGGAACAGCTAATGACCTCTTCATGATATGTATAACGGTTCTGGAGGATCACAAGGATACGATCATAGTTGTTGATGAGATAGACTACGCTTTCCGGCATCCCCAGCTCTTGGGAGCGATCAGGGATATAGTGGATGTGACCACAGCGATAGTGATCCTGGTCGGGATGCAGAATGCCAAGGACAGGCTCAATCAGATCAATGAATACTACTTCGATAGGTGCAACTTCTTCTATGAGTTCCAAGACCTGCCTAAGAAGGATATTGCCCAGTTATGCAGTGAGGTCCTGGAGATCAAGTTCCATCCTGATATTGTCGAATATGTCCACTTCCACTCCTGCGGCAATGTCCGCAAAGCCATGAAGCTTATCCGCTCAGTAGAGGAGATCGGCAAATACAAGAACCTTGAAGTAGTCTCCCAAGTCGATCTGGATGATTGAGGAAACAATGACGGACAAAGAACTAATCCTCAACTTCATCAGCCAATATGATCGACTATTCAATGCGGACCTTATATCCAAACTGACCAGTGTAAGCGTAGAAGCAACCGAAGAGCTACTACCCGAACTACTCCAAAGCCAAGCGATCAAGCAGATAGAAGATAATCCTCCCATCTACGTCCGAGCCAACCGCTTTCAAGCCAGGATCGGCTATCAGCACTATAAGGGCTGGACTTTCAGCATTGCAGATGCCCACAGGCTTTTAGATATCCTGGAACAAGGCAGATACAAGTCCATACGAGATATTGCTCAAGTCATCGGTAAATCCAGGCAATGGGTCTATATCTATCTTGAGGCTCTGGCGTCGATTGAAGTCGTTGATCTGAGGCAGTACATATACGTCGTTATCTCCCGCCAAAACGTGCCCAAAATCGGCAGGAAAGTTCAGAAAGGTATCCTAGGTCAACTCAGGAATTTGAATAGGATTGGGTGCTATAGATTACTGGAATAGACAGGTTGGGCTTGACAGAATTCGAAATCACACAGACCGGTTCCTAGTCACTTGAGATATATACTTAAAGCATCAAGTGACCTAAATAATGAATATCTGATTATCCATACATAGGAGCTTACCATGAAAGTATCAGACCCATACATTGAATTTACGCAGAATTTAAAGTGTTTGCTGAAGAAGTATCCTGATTTGATTACGATGACCTTGAGTAACATCTTTACAATGCGTAATAACCATTTCCTGCCACCAGTTATCACTAAACACTGGTAGTAATAGTGTTAGATACTTAGCAAGTTCGTGAGTCGTTGAGCCTTGTATGTCGTACATTCTTGTCACCTCAAATGGGCACTAATGACCATCCAAATTCTTAAAGCTTTTTGTGTGTAGTTGTAGGAA
Encoded here:
- a CDS encoding ATP-binding protein, producing the protein MKQGTLVRTQNVIAADKCIEYLLTRPKLEMVGLGLLYGRPGLGKTTYASRIAFSQGYLYLRLEATTTPKAFASKLLLALYKKFGMGEYIPYGTANDLFMICITVLEDHKDTIIVVDEIDYAFRHPQLLGAIRDIVDVTTAIVILVGMQNAKDRLNQINEYYFDRCNFFYEFQDLPKKDIAQLCSEVLEIKFHPDIVEYVHFHSCGNVRKAMKLIRSVEEIGKYKNLEVVSQVDLDD